One genomic window of Punica granatum isolate Tunisia-2019 chromosome 1, ASM765513v2, whole genome shotgun sequence includes the following:
- the LOC116192572 gene encoding transcription factor EMB1444-like produces MGEAEGKAKAALRRLCSDNGWSYGVLWRFDPRNSMLLTMEDAFYEEDQMGQVMGNMLLQVHLLGEGAIGQAAITGKHRWMFAGARESQEADSEVLQQLSAGVETLLVIPIEHHGVVQFGATKKIMESAEFVDETKKLFHEMDNADGIFRAGNVPSSSNSEASDINSLFASLLSHGTSCNMNLRPINSGIGLEKLIRSSCSTTNPVQSLTVENEEDLSHLFASIPTVPRAKSSFTEGSCISSWSSDGSVSTSLEPPMSSSILAPDSSNAYCVKLNAGAGNFGINHLQPFGDAEVQLPKASTNLKRSFDEFNLTDPTADVSSSCLIDDLSQWFAGSPEHGIAGTGGCFDNSIEQSILVNSGNYNASNVHSMERELFNSFGVDLGCVLDGNCWDVLNSSNQAPCNTMSGFPSTSEPRKGLFSELGIEELLEGIGSTITKSSFKDPLSASRRKGAEGLLLNGPSNLAHKSQVGLWIDDSYSINAGGAPTCAPKRAEEPAKPSRKRARPGESTRPRPKDRQQIQDRLKELRGIIPNGAKCSIDALLDRTIKHMLFLQNVTKYADKLKRSDEPKLVAHENGVVLKDESRRGGEAGSSGGTTWAFEVGSQSMVCPIIVEDLSPPGQMLIEMLCEERGLFLEIADIVRGFGLNILKGVMEVRDNKIWSHFIVEATRHVTRMDVFWSLVQLLQQTAPRGPDFANPPKNHLMDGAVLPCNSYKQTVASPYQLAKAR; encoded by the exons atggggGAAGCTGAAGGGAAGGCTAAGGCGGCGCTTCGGAGGCTGTGCAGTGACAATGGGTGGTCTTATGGTGTCCTGTGGCGATTTGATCCTCGAAACTCCAT GTTGTTGACGATGGAAGATGCGTTCTATGAAGAAGACCAAATGGGGCAAGTCATGGGAAACATGCTCCTGCAGGTCCACTTGCTCGGGGAAGG AGCTATAGGCCAAGCTGCTATCACCGGAAAGCACCGGTGGATGTTTGCGGGCGCCCGAGAAAGTCAGGAA GCTGACTCGGAGGTCCTTCAACAGCTCTCGGCTGGAGTTGAG ACACTATTAGTGATCCCTATTGAACACCATGGTGTGGTGCAGTTCGGAGCCACGAAAAAG ATAATGGAGAGTGCCGAGTTTGTGGATGAAACTAAGAAATTGTTTCATGAGATGGACAACGCCGATGGAATTTTTCGAGCGGGGAATGTTCCTTCGTCATCAAATAGTGAAGCCAGTGATATAAACTCACTGTTTGCTTCGTTACTCTCCCATGGGACTTCCTGTAATATGAATCTCAGACCCATCAACTCCGGAATTGGCCTTGAAAAACTCATAAGGAGCAGCTGCTCCACTACAAACCCGGTCCAGTCGCTGACAGTTGAGAATGAAGAGGATTTATCTCACCTCTTCGCAAGCATACCTACAGTGCCCCGAGCAAAGAGCTCTTTCACCGAGGGCTCGTGCATTAGTTCTTGGAGCAGTGATGGTTCAGTCTCAACCTCGCTCGAGCCTCCGATGTCATCCAGCATTTTGGCCCCCGATTCATCTAATGCATATTGCGTGAAACTGAACGCTGGTGCGGGTAATTTCGGGATCAATCATCTTCAGCCATTTGGTGATGCTGAAGTTCAACTCCCAAAAGCTTCGACCAACTTGAAAAGATCTTTTGATGAGTTTAACTTGACTGATCCCACAGCTGATGTTTCTAGTTCGTGCTTGATCGACGATCTTTCACAGTGGTTTGCCGGTTCGCCTGAGCACGGCATTGCAGGGACTGGAGGCTGTTTTGATAACAGCATTGAACAGTCCATATTGGTCAATTCAGGTAATTATAACGCGAGTAATGTTCACAGTATGGAAAGAGAACTCTTCAATAGCTTTGGTGTGGATCTGGGTTGCGTATTGGATGGAAACTGTTGGGACGTACTTAACAGCAGTAACCAAGCTCCTTGTAACACTATGTCGGGATTTCCCTCCACAAGTGAGCCCCGGAAAGGGCTATTCTCAGAATTGGGGATTGAAGAGCTCTTGGAAGGTATTGGCAGCACCATCACCAAATCGAGCTTTAAGGATCCTCTGTCCGCCTCAAGAAGAAAAGGTGCCGAAGGATTGCTGTTGAATGGTCCAAGCAATTTGGCACATAAATCACAGGTAGGCTTGTGGATCGACGATAGCTATAGCATCAATGCTGGAGGTGCTCCAACTTGTGCACCGAAGAGAGCCGAAGAACCAGCAAAGCCAAGCAGAAAGAGGGCTAGGCCTGGGGAGAGCACAAGGCCAAGGCCTAAAGACCGTCAACAGATCCAAGACCGCCTCAAAGAGCTTCGAGGGATCATACCCAACGGTGCAAAA TGTAGCATCGATGCTTTGTTGGATCGGACCATTAAGCACATGCTGTTCTTGCAAAACGTGACGAAATATGCAGACAAGCTCAAGCGATCTGATGAGCCAAAG CTCGTTGCCCATGAGAATGGAGTGGTCTTGAAAGATGAGAGCAGAAGGGGCGGAGAAGCGGGAAGTAGTGGAGGCACGACTTGGGCCTTCGAAGTGGGCAGTCAGTCCATGGTTTGCCCGATCATAGTTGAGGACCTTAGCCCACCTGGACAAATGCTAATCGAG ATGCTTTGTGAAGAAAGGGGATTGTTTCTTGAGATAGCAGACATAGTTCGCGGATTTGGCCTCAACATATTGAAGGGAGTGATGGAAGTTCGAGACAACAAGATATGGTCCCACTTCATTGTCGAG GCAACAAGGCACGTTACGAGGATGGACGTATTCTGGTCCCTCGTTCAGCTTCTACAGCAAACAGCTCCCAGGGGGCCTGATTTTGCCAATCCTCCAAAGAATCACCTCATGGATGGTGCAGTTCTTCCTTGCAACAGCTACAAGCAGACTGTTGCCTCTCCCTATCAGCTAGCAAAGGCTCGTTGA
- the LOC116202294 gene encoding zinc finger HIT domain-containing protein 2 isoform X1: MADPVLTSDRSSDPAPLDPASRTICHVCQKQFSQYTCPRCNSRYCSLQCYKSHSVRCTESFMRENVVEELQHVQPHDKTKRKMLDILKRLHSEEEEEEEDSMDEDGVDSLSEETIRKILSGDQISFDDLSAEERKRFQRALASGELSKMIEPWDPWWFKPSARKIRLGQEGNQLVQPINEESSSQSLEDGEESSSSNEIPPGPEAPLPPIRKLSSTEPSPLLPVHLVDIIYSYCFTLRLYNGDWRSDPIGSSMVVLSISLVLGHGGQPETVLEALSHCLEQTCSPAYKHAGGLRFGIALVDDTVSILSLGTDALICLLCDLQRLLQGAEKEMRLEKGRMPRRAEIKSQLKLARRKVYFMMCWAHEQPDEVWSSLAALVRAEKDIAVAHGESKRYAKSAEKPEGTGKVLIEEIQ; this comes from the exons ATGGCGGACCCAGTCCTCACATCCGATCGGTCTTCCGATCCTGCTCCACTGGATCCTGCCTCCCGCACAATCTGCCATGT GTGCCAGAAGCAGTTCTCCCAGTACACTTGCCCTCGTTGTAACTCTCGCTACTGCTCACTCCAGTGCTATAAG TCGCACAGTGTTCGATGTACAGAATCCTTTATGCGAGAAAATGTAGTCGAGGAGCTGCAGCATGTCCAGCCTCATGACAAGACTAAAAGGAAAATGTTGGATATACTTAAAAGGCTCCAttcagaagaggaagaggaagaggaagattCCATGGATGAGGATG GTGTAGATTCGTTGTCTGAGGAGACTATTCGGAAGATTCTGTCAG GCGACCAAATTAGTTTCGATGATCTATCTGCTGAAGAGAGGAAGCGTTTCCAACGAGCCTTGGCTTCGGGAGAGCTGAGCAAGATGATTGAGCCATGGGATCCGTGGTGGTTTAAACCTTCTGCAAGGAAAATCCGTCTTGGCCAAGAAGGAAATCAGCTGGTCCAACCAATTAATGAAGAATCATCGTCGCAATCGCTCGAAGATGGTGAAGAGAGTAGCAGCTCAAATGAAATTCCTCCCGGACCTGAAGCTCCATTACCCCCAATCAGAAAGCTTAGCTCAACAGAGCCCTCCCCTCTCCTACCTGTTCATTTGGTCGACATCATATATAGTTACTGCTTCACCCTTCGTCTCTACAACGGTGATTGGAGGTCAGACCCCATAGGGTCATCAATGGTGGTGCTGAGCATCTCCTTGGTTTTGGGCCATGGAGGGCAGCCCGAGACTGTCCTTGAAGCCTTATCCCATTGCCTCGAGCAGACCTGTTCTCCTGCTTATAAGCACGCTGGAGGCTTGCGATTTGGGATAGCCCTTGTGGATGATACAGTGAGCATACTCTCCCTTGGGACAGATGCTTTGATCTGCTTGCTCTGCGATCTTCAGAGGCTTCTTCAGGGCGCAGAAAAGGAGATGAGATTGGAGAAGGGGAGAATGCCGAGAAGGGCGGAAATCAAGAGCCAACTCAAGCTTGCTCGGAGGAAAGTCTATTTTATGATGTGTTGGGCCCATGAACAGCCGGATGAAGTTTGGTCTTCCTTGGCGGCCCTCGTCAGGGCTGAGAAGGACATCGCTGTGGCCCATGGAGAGAGTAAGAGGTACGCAAAGTCGGCAGAGAAACCCGAGGGGACGGGGAAGGTTTTGATAGAGGAGATTCAGTGA
- the LOC116202294 gene encoding zinc finger HIT domain-containing protein 2 isoform X2: protein MCARSSSPSTLALVVTLATAHSSAISVRCTESFMRENVVEELQHVQPHDKTKRKMLDILKRLHSEEEEEEEDSMDEDGVDSLSEETIRKILSGDQISFDDLSAEERKRFQRALASGELSKMIEPWDPWWFKPSARKIRLGQEGNQLVQPINEESSSQSLEDGEESSSSNEIPPGPEAPLPPIRKLSSTEPSPLLPVHLVDIIYSYCFTLRLYNGDWRSDPIGSSMVVLSISLVLGHGGQPETVLEALSHCLEQTCSPAYKHAGGLRFGIALVDDTVSILSLGTDALICLLCDLQRLLQGAEKEMRLEKGRMPRRAEIKSQLKLARRKVYFMMCWAHEQPDEVWSSLAALVRAEKDIAVAHGESKRYAKSAEKPEGTGKVLIEEIQ from the exons ATGT GTGCCAGAAGCAGTTCTCCCAGTACACTTGCCCTCGTTGTAACTCTCGCTACTGCTCACTCCAGTGCTATAAG TGTTCGATGTACAGAATCCTTTATGCGAGAAAATGTAGTCGAGGAGCTGCAGCATGTCCAGCCTCATGACAAGACTAAAAGGAAAATGTTGGATATACTTAAAAGGCTCCAttcagaagaggaagaggaagaggaagattCCATGGATGAGGATG GTGTAGATTCGTTGTCTGAGGAGACTATTCGGAAGATTCTGTCAG GCGACCAAATTAGTTTCGATGATCTATCTGCTGAAGAGAGGAAGCGTTTCCAACGAGCCTTGGCTTCGGGAGAGCTGAGCAAGATGATTGAGCCATGGGATCCGTGGTGGTTTAAACCTTCTGCAAGGAAAATCCGTCTTGGCCAAGAAGGAAATCAGCTGGTCCAACCAATTAATGAAGAATCATCGTCGCAATCGCTCGAAGATGGTGAAGAGAGTAGCAGCTCAAATGAAATTCCTCCCGGACCTGAAGCTCCATTACCCCCAATCAGAAAGCTTAGCTCAACAGAGCCCTCCCCTCTCCTACCTGTTCATTTGGTCGACATCATATATAGTTACTGCTTCACCCTTCGTCTCTACAACGGTGATTGGAGGTCAGACCCCATAGGGTCATCAATGGTGGTGCTGAGCATCTCCTTGGTTTTGGGCCATGGAGGGCAGCCCGAGACTGTCCTTGAAGCCTTATCCCATTGCCTCGAGCAGACCTGTTCTCCTGCTTATAAGCACGCTGGAGGCTTGCGATTTGGGATAGCCCTTGTGGATGATACAGTGAGCATACTCTCCCTTGGGACAGATGCTTTGATCTGCTTGCTCTGCGATCTTCAGAGGCTTCTTCAGGGCGCAGAAAAGGAGATGAGATTGGAGAAGGGGAGAATGCCGAGAAGGGCGGAAATCAAGAGCCAACTCAAGCTTGCTCGGAGGAAAGTCTATTTTATGATGTGTTGGGCCCATGAACAGCCGGATGAAGTTTGGTCTTCCTTGGCGGCCCTCGTCAGGGCTGAGAAGGACATCGCTGTGGCCCATGGAGAGAGTAAGAGGTACGCAAAGTCGGCAGAGAAACCCGAGGGGACGGGGAAGGTTTTGATAGAGGAGATTCAGTGA
- the LOC116202294 gene encoding zinc finger HIT domain-containing protein 2 isoform X3: protein MRENVVEELQHVQPHDKTKRKMLDILKRLHSEEEEEEEDSMDEDGVDSLSEETIRKILSGDQISFDDLSAEERKRFQRALASGELSKMIEPWDPWWFKPSARKIRLGQEGNQLVQPINEESSSQSLEDGEESSSSNEIPPGPEAPLPPIRKLSSTEPSPLLPVHLVDIIYSYCFTLRLYNGDWRSDPIGSSMVVLSISLVLGHGGQPETVLEALSHCLEQTCSPAYKHAGGLRFGIALVDDTVSILSLGTDALICLLCDLQRLLQGAEKEMRLEKGRMPRRAEIKSQLKLARRKVYFMMCWAHEQPDEVWSSLAALVRAEKDIAVAHGESKRYAKSAEKPEGTGKVLIEEIQ, encoded by the exons ATGCGAGAAAATGTAGTCGAGGAGCTGCAGCATGTCCAGCCTCATGACAAGACTAAAAGGAAAATGTTGGATATACTTAAAAGGCTCCAttcagaagaggaagaggaagaggaagattCCATGGATGAGGATG GTGTAGATTCGTTGTCTGAGGAGACTATTCGGAAGATTCTGTCAG GCGACCAAATTAGTTTCGATGATCTATCTGCTGAAGAGAGGAAGCGTTTCCAACGAGCCTTGGCTTCGGGAGAGCTGAGCAAGATGATTGAGCCATGGGATCCGTGGTGGTTTAAACCTTCTGCAAGGAAAATCCGTCTTGGCCAAGAAGGAAATCAGCTGGTCCAACCAATTAATGAAGAATCATCGTCGCAATCGCTCGAAGATGGTGAAGAGAGTAGCAGCTCAAATGAAATTCCTCCCGGACCTGAAGCTCCATTACCCCCAATCAGAAAGCTTAGCTCAACAGAGCCCTCCCCTCTCCTACCTGTTCATTTGGTCGACATCATATATAGTTACTGCTTCACCCTTCGTCTCTACAACGGTGATTGGAGGTCAGACCCCATAGGGTCATCAATGGTGGTGCTGAGCATCTCCTTGGTTTTGGGCCATGGAGGGCAGCCCGAGACTGTCCTTGAAGCCTTATCCCATTGCCTCGAGCAGACCTGTTCTCCTGCTTATAAGCACGCTGGAGGCTTGCGATTTGGGATAGCCCTTGTGGATGATACAGTGAGCATACTCTCCCTTGGGACAGATGCTTTGATCTGCTTGCTCTGCGATCTTCAGAGGCTTCTTCAGGGCGCAGAAAAGGAGATGAGATTGGAGAAGGGGAGAATGCCGAGAAGGGCGGAAATCAAGAGCCAACTCAAGCTTGCTCGGAGGAAAGTCTATTTTATGATGTGTTGGGCCCATGAACAGCCGGATGAAGTTTGGTCTTCCTTGGCGGCCCTCGTCAGGGCTGAGAAGGACATCGCTGTGGCCCATGGAGAGAGTAAGAGGTACGCAAAGTCGGCAGAGAAACCCGAGGGGACGGGGAAGGTTTTGATAGAGGAGATTCAGTGA
- the LOC116202285 gene encoding plant UBX domain-containing protein 10: MVDVADKVAYFQAITGVDDLDLCTEILQAHGWDLELAVASFTATNPSDSSPASPTEPPLDSGPSSSGSRRVEEPLLTAGAVAPGPSLTWKLITLPISVISGGLGLVSGAIGLGMWVAGGVLSYSLGMIGIGSRTGRSDDSSARLVSVSAAASEAMDFVAAFEREYGSCPTRPNFVSEGFMDALQRSRNTYKLLFVYLHSPDHPDTPVFCERTLCNDVLAAFVNENFVAWGGSIRASEGFKMSNSLKASRFPFCAVVMAATNQRIALLQQVEGPKTPEEMLMVLQRVLEESAPVLVAARLDAEERRNNMRLREEQDAAYRAALEADQARERQRKEEQERLEREAAEAERKRKEEEEARLRAEREAAERAAALAKLREEKASSVGAEPEKGPDVTRVLVRFPTGERKERRFHSNTTIQVLYDYVDSLGCLEIGNYSLVSNFPRVVYGSEKLSLSLKEAGLHPQASLFVELNS, translated from the exons ATGGTTGATGTTGCTGATAAGGTAGCCTACTTCCAAGCGATCACCGGCGTTGACGATCTTGACCTTTGCACCGAGATCCTACAAGCGCATGGCTGGGATCTGGAGCTCGCGGTCGCGTCCTTCACCGCCACCAATCCCTCTGATAGTTCCCCCGCTTCGCCTACCGAGCCGCCGCTTGATTCCGGACCCTCAAGCTCTGGCTCTCGCCGAGTCGAGGAGCCTCTGTTGACCGCTGGTGCCGTCGCCCCGGGGCCGAGCTTGACGTGGAAGCTGATCACCTTGCCTATTTCAGTCATCTCCGGCGGCCTAGGGTTAGTTTCTGGAGCGATCGGGCTCGGGATGTGGGTTGCTGGCGGCGTTCTGTCGTACTCCCTCGGGATGATAGGGATTGGGTCCCGTACGGGTCGGTCGGACGACTCCTCCGCCAGATTAGTCTCTGTCTCGGCCGCCGCATCGGAGGCAATGGACTTTGTGGCTGCATTCGAGAGGGAGTATGGCTCATGTCCTACCAGGCCGAATTTCGTCTCCGAGGGTTTCATGGATGCTCTTCAGAGGTCGAGGAACACCTACAAGTTGCTGTTCGTATACTTGCACTCGCCTGACCACCCTGACACGCCTGTGTTCTGTGAGAGGACGCTCTGTAACGATGTCTTGGCGGCTTTTGTGAACGAGAACTTTGTGGCTTGGGGAGGGAGCATCAGGGCTAGCGAAGGGTTTAAGATGAGCAATAGCTTGAAGGCTTCAAGATTTCCATTCTGTGCAGTAGTTATGGCTGCAACTAACCAGCGGATCGCATTGCTTCAGCAG GTTGAGGGCCCAAAAACACCGGAGGAAATGCTCATGGTACTCCAGAGAGTGCTCGAAGAAAGTGCCCCTGTTCTTGTTGCAGCAAGACTTGATgcagaagagagaagaaataaTATGCGATTGAGAGAGGAGCAAGATGCTGCTTACAGAGCAGCTCTTGAAGCTGATCAG GCTAGGGAGCGCCAGAGAAAAGAGGAGCAGGAGCGGCTAGAGAGGGAGGCTGCTGAAGCTGAAAGGAAAcgtaaagaagaagaagaggctcGTCTGAGAGCAGAGCGGGAAGCAGCAGAGAGAGCAGCTGCTCTAGCAAAACTAAGGGAGGAGAAAGCCTCATCTGTTGGCGCTGAACCTGAAAAGGGCCCCGACGTTACTAGA GTTTTGGTGCGCTTCCCGACAGGAGAACGCAAAGAGAGGAGATTCCACAGCAACACGACTATCCAAGTGCTGTATGACTACGTTGATTCTCTGGGATGCTTGGAAATAGGGAACTACAGCCTCGTGTCAAACTTTCCCCGAGTCGTGTATGGTTCGGAAAAGTTGTCTCTATCACTGAAAGAGGCAGGATTGCACCCTCAGGCAAGCCTCTTCGTGGAGCTGAACTCGTGA
- the LOC116215398 gene encoding oligopeptide transporter 7: MAESSEEIRAPLLSSREHERTENTNPGSSEVTELPEEEEEENSPVRQVALTVPTTDDPTLPVLTFRMWVLGTVSCVVLSFLNQFFWYRTEPMTITAISAQIAVVPLGRLMAAHITDRVFFKGTRWEFTLNPGPFNVKEHVLITIFANSGAGTVYAIHVVTVVKVFYKKHITFFVSLIVVITTQVLGFGWAGIFRRYLVEPAAMWWPANLVQVSLFRALHEKEERPKGGVTRTQFFLIALTCSFAYYVFPGYLFEMLTSLSWICWIFSKSVLAQQLGSGLYGLGIAVVGIDWSTISAYLGSPLASPWFATANVAAGFVLVMYILTPIFYWLNVYKAKTFPIFSDDLFTASGQEYNISKIVTSDFTLDVVAYEKEGPLYLSTFFAMTYGVGFASLTATVVHVLLFHGREIWEQSKASFTEKTADIHTRLMRRYKQVPEWWFWLILVVNIAATIFSCQYYNSQLQLPWWGVILACTIAIFFTLPIGIITAITNQTPGLNIITEYIIGYLYPGYPVANMCFKVYGYISMTQAITFLQDFKLGHYMKIPPRTMFMAQVVGTLIAGFVYLGTAWWLMETIPDICETTSSDSPWTCPADTVFYDASVIWGLIGPRRIFGDEGTYEAINWFFLGGAIAPLLVWLAHKAWPNQEWIGLINMPVLIGATGMMPPATAVNYTTWIIVGFFSGFVMYRYKPELWKRYNYVLSGALDAGLAFMGVLIYLCLGLEGVDFDWWGNDLDGCSLATCPTAKGVAVEGCPVFT, from the exons ATGGCGGAATCATCGGAAGAGATCCGAGCTCCTCTCT TGAGCAGCAGGGAACATGAGAGAACAGAGAACACCAACCCCGGCTCGTCGGAGGTCACCGAGCTaccagaggaggaggaggaggagaactCGCCTGTGAGGCAAGTGGCGCTGACGGTGCCTACGACGGACGACCCCACTCTGCCCGTGCTGACGTTTCGGATGTGGGTGCTGGGGACGGTGTCGTGCGTGGTGCTGTCGTTCCTGAACCAGTTCTTCTGGTACCGGACGGAGCCGATGACTATAACGGCCATATCGGCCCAGATTGCGGTGGTGCCACTGGGTCGGCTCATGGCTGCGCACATCACAGACCGGGTCTTCTTCAAAGGGACCCGCTGGGAGTTCACCCTCAACCCAGGGCCCTTCAACGTGAAGGAGCACGTCCTCATCACCATATTTGCCAACTCCGGCGCGGGCACCGTCTACGCCATTCACGTCGTGACGGTCGTCAAGGTCTTCTACAAGAAGCACATCACCTTCTTCGTCTCCTTGATTGTCGTCATCACCACTCAG GTGCTGGGGTTCGGATGGGCAGGTATATTCAGAAGGTACCTGGTGGAGCCGGCAGCTATGTGGTGGCCGGCGAACCTCGTTCAGGTTTCACTTTTCAG GGCGCTGCACGAAAAGGAGGAACGGCCCAAGGGCGGGGTGACGCGCACCCAGTTCTTTCTGATCGCATTAACATGTAGCTTTGCATACTACGTCTTCCCGGGATACCTCTTCGAGATGCTGACCTCGCTCTCCTGGATATGTTGGATCTTCTCTAAGTCTGTCCTGGCCCAACAGCTCGGCTCTGGCCTATATGGCCTCGGCATAGCAGTGGTGGGCATCGACTGGTCCACCATCTCAGCCTACCTCGGCAGCCCTCTGGCCAGCCCCTGGTTTGCCACTGCCAATGTCGCAGCGGGCTTCGTCCTTGTCATGTACATCCTCACCCCAATCTTCTACTGGCTCAATGTCTACAAGGCCAAGACCTTCCCCATCTTCTCCGACGATCTGTTCACTGCCTCAGGACAAGAGTACAACATATCCAAGATCGTCACTTCCGACTTCACCCTGGACGTGGTGGCTTATGAGAAGGAAGGGCCACTCTATCTCAGCACCTTCTTCGCCATGACCTACGGGGTCGGCTTTGCCTCTCTGACTGCCACCGTCGTCCATGTTCTCCTCTTCCATGGACG AGAAATATGGGAGCAGAGCAAGGCGAGCTTCACTGAGAAGACGGCGGACATACATACGAGGCTAATGAGGAGGTACAAGCAAGTGCCGGAGTGGTGGTTTTGGCTGATCCTCGTCGTCAACATAGCGGCCACCATATTCTCCTGCCAGTACTACAACAGTCAGCTTCAACTTCCCTGGTGGGGTGTCATCCTCGCCTGCACCATCGCCATTTTCTTCACTCTCCCAATCGGCATCATCACCGCCATCACCAACCAG ACACCAGGTCTAAACATCATCACGGAGTACATCATCGGGTACCTCTATCCGGGATATCCTGTAGCGAACATGTGCTTCAAGGTGTACGGGTACATTAGCATGACGCAGGCTATCACCTTCTTGCAAGACTTCAAGCTTGGCCATTACATGAAAATTCCTCCTAGAACTATGTTCATGGCACAG GTGGTGGGGACTCTCATAGCTGGGTTCGTGTACCTGGGCACTGCTTGGTGGCTTATGGAGACGATCCCCGACATCTGCGAGACGACCTCATCAGACAGCCCGTGGACGTGCCCGGCCGACACAGTCTTCTACGATGCATCCGTGATCTGGGGGCTGATAGGGCCCCGCAGGATCTTTGGGGACGAGGGCACGTACGAGGCCATCAACTGGTTCTTCCTAGGGGGAGCAATCGCCCCGCTCCTGGTCTGGCTGGCCCACAAGGCTTGGCCCAACCAAGAGTGGATCGGCCTCATCAACATGCCGGTCCTGATTGGGGCCACAGGGATGATGCCCCCTGCGACCGCTGTGAACTACACGACCTGGATCATAGTGGGGTTCTTTTCGGGGTTCGTGATGTATCGATACAAGCCGGAGCTATGGAAACGATACAACTACGTTCTCTCGGGAGCCCTCGACGCGGGGCTTGCCTTCATGGGGGTGCTCATATACCTCTGCCTGGGATTGGAAGGTGTGGACTTTGATTGGTGGGGGAATGACCTTGATGGCTGCTCCTTGGCTACTTGCCCTACAGCCAAAGGAGTGGCGGTTGAAGGATGCCCTGTTTTCACATAG